A single region of the Rathayibacter rathayi genome encodes:
- a CDS encoding ABC transporter permease encodes MIRRVLLRLGGGVVVLWAVATAVFLLIRLVPGDPAQAILGGPGSQASPEALAAVREQYGLDQPLLVQYLVQLSRLARGDLGTSYSLRTPVAQILGEQLPGTLLLAVLALTAAWILALGTALWSTRGGRIAAAIGSGLELTAAALPHFWLATVLIAVFATALRWLPPVSTGAPAGLVLPTLTLAIPLAGFVGQVMRRSLLDALESPFVLAARARGEGELGVRTRHALRHAVLPGVSLSGWAFGYLIGGAVVVETIFARPGLGRTLLAAVTVRDVPVVTGVVLVTALAYIVVTLAADLLTRVVDPRLARREAVA; translated from the coding sequence ATGATCCGCCGCGTGCTCCTCCGCCTCGGCGGCGGCGTCGTCGTGCTGTGGGCCGTCGCGACCGCCGTCTTCCTCCTCATCCGTCTCGTCCCCGGTGACCCCGCGCAGGCGATCCTCGGCGGACCGGGATCGCAGGCGTCCCCGGAGGCGCTGGCCGCCGTCCGCGAGCAGTACGGCCTCGACCAGCCCCTGCTCGTGCAGTACCTCGTGCAGCTGAGTCGGCTCGCCCGCGGCGACCTCGGCACCTCCTACTCCCTGCGCACGCCCGTCGCCCAGATCCTCGGCGAGCAGCTGCCCGGCACCCTCCTGCTGGCCGTCCTCGCCCTGACCGCCGCGTGGATCCTCGCGCTCGGCACCGCGCTCTGGTCGACGCGGGGCGGACGGATCGCCGCCGCGATCGGATCCGGACTCGAACTCACGGCCGCCGCGCTGCCGCACTTCTGGCTCGCGACCGTGCTGATCGCCGTCTTCGCGACCGCCCTGCGCTGGCTGCCGCCGGTCAGCACCGGCGCCCCCGCCGGGCTGGTGCTGCCGACGCTCACCCTCGCGATCCCGCTGGCGGGGTTTGTCGGCCAGGTGATGCGCCGCTCCCTCCTCGACGCGCTGGAGTCGCCGTTCGTGCTCGCGGCTCGGGCGCGCGGCGAGGGGGAGCTGGGCGTCCGCACCCGCCACGCGCTGCGCCACGCGGTGCTGCCGGGGGTCTCTCTCTCGGGCTGGGCGTTTGGCTACCTGATTGGCGGGGCCGTGGTGGTCGAGACGATCTTCGCGAGACCGGGGCTCGGCCGGACGCTGCTCGCGGCGGTGACCGTGCGCGACGTGCCGGTAGTGACCGGAGTGGTGCTGGTCACCGCGCTCGCCTACATCGTCGTCACCCTGGCCGCCGATCTGCTGACGCGGGTGGTTGATCCGCGCCTCGCCCGGCGGGAGGCGGTCGCGTGA
- a CDS encoding ABC transporter substrate-binding protein — translation MLLRARLLALPAAVAAAVLLLSGCTAESPDATGTPVDGGTLTYASGDAEPTCLDPHVGGNYPQALLATQVLESLVSRDAGGAITPWLAESWTVSDDALSYDFTLREGVRFTDGTALDAEAVATTITHLQDPATKSSTGYLAVAKVASVTAVSPTVARFTLTEPDSALLESLAQPWTAIESPTGIARGEQANCEAPVGTGPFTVSEWVKQDHVTLTRNDAYDASTGPTGDGHKGPAHLASITWRFIPDSATRYAAVQSGEADVLDNAQPDTLTAATGASGLVELDAPRPGSVNRLELNSGQAPFDDESVREAFVRGVGVNEAIDSLFFGTAERSFSPLSSREATAYSDPSLFADAGSDSEVSAAEGLLEKAGWVDSDGDGIREKDGTPLTLRFPVSTNQSIPAEQSLFEQIQASAKTLGFDVQISLLDLSSWYAALGANEYELVSAPYTKVGPDVLRILYSSSGITPAPSGYFANHAQIADPALDSLLAQASATTDEAARADLYQQAQRIVLEGYWILPLYDQQNHYLHRSAVQGLVALDTVSTPWFADAWV, via the coding sequence ATGCTGTTGCGCGCTCGTCTCCTCGCCCTCCCCGCCGCTGTCGCGGCCGCCGTGCTCCTGCTCAGCGGCTGCACCGCCGAGTCTCCCGACGCCACCGGCACCCCCGTCGACGGCGGGACGCTGACCTATGCATCGGGTGACGCCGAGCCCACCTGCCTCGACCCGCATGTGGGCGGCAACTACCCCCAAGCGCTCCTCGCCACGCAGGTGCTCGAGTCGCTCGTGTCGCGCGACGCGGGCGGCGCCATCACGCCGTGGCTCGCGGAGTCGTGGACGGTCTCCGATGACGCGCTCAGCTACGACTTCACCCTGCGCGAGGGAGTGAGATTCACCGATGGCACGGCCCTGGACGCGGAGGCGGTTGCTACGACTATCACGCACCTCCAGGATCCGGCGACCAAGTCCTCCACCGGCTACCTCGCTGTGGCGAAGGTCGCTTCCGTCACCGCCGTCTCGCCGACCGTCGCCCGCTTCACCCTGACCGAGCCCGACAGCGCGCTGCTCGAGTCGCTCGCGCAGCCGTGGACGGCGATCGAGTCCCCGACCGGCATCGCGCGAGGCGAGCAGGCGAACTGCGAGGCGCCCGTCGGCACCGGCCCCTTCACCGTCTCGGAGTGGGTCAAGCAGGACCATGTGACCCTTACTCGCAATGATGCGTACGACGCATCGACGGGCCCGACCGGTGACGGACACAAGGGCCCCGCGCACCTCGCGAGCATCACTTGGCGCTTCATCCCCGACTCCGCCACCCGCTATGCGGCGGTGCAGTCGGGCGAGGCCGACGTGCTCGACAACGCCCAGCCCGACACACTGACAGCGGCGACCGGTGCGTCCGGCCTCGTCGAGCTCGACGCGCCGCGCCCCGGGTCGGTCAATCGGCTCGAACTCAACTCCGGTCAGGCGCCCTTCGACGACGAGTCGGTGCGGGAGGCCTTCGTCCGCGGAGTCGGCGTGAACGAGGCAATCGACTCCCTCTTCTTCGGCACGGCCGAGCGCTCCTTCTCGCCGCTGTCCAGTCGCGAGGCGACCGCCTACTCCGACCCGTCGCTCTTCGCGGACGCGGGCTCCGACTCCGAGGTGAGCGCCGCAGAGGGGCTGCTCGAGAAGGCCGGCTGGGTCGACTCGGACGGCGATGGCATCCGCGAGAAGGACGGCACACCGCTGACGCTGCGCTTCCCGGTCAGCACCAATCAGTCGATCCCGGCCGAGCAGTCGCTGTTCGAGCAGATCCAGGCGTCGGCGAAGACACTCGGGTTCGATGTCCAGATCAGCCTGCTCGACCTGTCCAGCTGGTACGCGGCGCTCGGGGCGAACGAGTACGAGCTGGTGAGCGCGCCGTACACCAAGGTCGGGCCTGACGTGCTGCGGATCCTCTACTCCTCCTCCGGCATCACGCCCGCGCCGAGCGGCTACTTCGCCAATCACGCGCAGATCGCCGACCCCGCACTTGACTCGCTGCTCGCGCAGGCGAGCGCCACCACCGACGAGGCCGCCCGCGCCGATCTGTACCAGCAGGCGCAGCGGATCGTCCTCGAGGGCTACTGGATCCTGCCGCTCTACGACCAGCAGAACCACTACCTGCACCGCTCGGCCGTGCAGGGCCTCGTCGCCCTCGACACGGTGTCCACCCCCTGGTTCGCCGACGCCTGGGTCTGA
- a CDS encoding alpha/beta hydrolase fold domain-containing protein, with amino-acid sequence MPLVVPDALVPLALRLARANRTFISADGAHRRIRERALRPASYGPPRRLRPGVQVEVEQVDGWPVYTIRPRTIRGGVVYVHGGSWVNEIAPQHWWLAARIAEEASVAVTLPIYPLVPFGTALQARDGVSVLARRSLDRYGATCLAGDSAGGQIALSTALALRDEGVVLPRTVLVSPALDLSWSNPRIPEVQPSDPWLGTPGGRVLAERWRGSLDLLDPVVSPLFGDLAGLGPVSVFTGTRDVLNPDAHLLAERATAAGVPFELHEAVGQLHVYPLVPTRAGRKAQHDLVEGLRAAV; translated from the coding sequence ATGCCGCTCGTCGTCCCCGATGCCCTCGTCCCGCTCGCGCTGCGGCTCGCCCGCGCGAATCGCACATTCATCAGTGCCGATGGCGCTCACCGCCGCATCCGCGAGCGGGCGCTGCGCCCCGCCTCCTACGGCCCGCCCCGGCGGCTGCGGCCGGGTGTGCAGGTGGAAGTGGAGCAGGTCGATGGCTGGCCGGTGTACACAATTCGCCCTCGGACGATCCGCGGAGGCGTCGTCTACGTCCACGGTGGTAGCTGGGTCAACGAGATCGCACCGCAGCACTGGTGGCTCGCCGCCCGGATCGCCGAGGAGGCCTCGGTCGCGGTGACCCTTCCGATCTACCCGCTCGTCCCCTTCGGCACCGCGCTCCAGGCACGCGACGGCGTGAGCGTCCTGGCGCGGCGGAGCCTCGACCGCTACGGCGCGACCTGCCTCGCGGGCGACTCCGCGGGTGGCCAGATCGCCCTCTCCACCGCCCTCGCCCTCCGCGACGAGGGCGTGGTGCTGCCCCGGACCGTGCTGGTTTCGCCGGCACTCGATCTCTCCTGGAGCAACCCACGGATCCCGGAGGTGCAGCCGAGCGATCCGTGGCTTGGCACGCCCGGTGGTCGCGTGCTCGCCGAGCGCTGGCGGGGCTCCCTCGACCTGCTCGACCCCGTGGTCAGCCCTCTGTTCGGCGACCTGGCGGGCCTCGGTCCGGTCAGCGTCTTCACCGGCACGCGCGACGTTCTGAACCCGGACGCGCACCTGCTGGCTGAGCGGGCCACGGCGGCGGGAGTGCCGTTCGAACTGCACGAGGCGGTCGGTCAGCTGCACGTATACCCGCTCGTGCCCACGCGGGCGGGGCGCAAGGCGCAACACGACCTGGTGGAGGGGCTGCGCGCGGCGGTGTGA
- a CDS encoding GlsB/YeaQ/YmgE family stress response membrane protein codes for MTIVLGIIGSFVGGFPGFLIFQHDPMAAGIMGSIVGAIIVLLVYTRFAGRSTARR; via the coding sequence ATGACCATCGTGCTCGGCATCATCGGCTCGTTCGTCGGTGGCTTCCCCGGCTTCCTGATCTTCCAGCACGACCCGATGGCCGCTGGCATCATGGGCTCCATCGTCGGAGCGATCATCGTCCTGCTGGTCTACACCCGCTTCGCCGGCCGCTCCACCGCGCGCCGCTGA
- a CDS encoding LacI family DNA-binding transcriptional regulator — MPSERAPTIRDVAVRAGVSYQTVSRVLNDSPQLRPHTRERVLAAIDDLGFRRSAAARALATNRSGLIGILAAESHSFYGTATAMAAIEQAARDAGYRVPVVNAAPDAESLAEGLAHLQRESVEAIVVLAPQERALEAIESLAIGVPSVTLGATGRGADSLLLVDQAAGARLATEHLVGLGHTRIAHLAGPQHWVEAQARLGGFTAGMRAAGLAPAAVTEGDWSAESGYRAGLRLLEATPELTAVFAGNDQMALGLLHACTERGLRVPEDLSVVGFDDVPEAAHYQPPLTTIRQDFAEVGRRTIGVVLAELRDEEPTVDQPVAPVLVERSSTAAPRV, encoded by the coding sequence ATGCCCAGCGAACGCGCGCCGACCATCCGTGATGTCGCGGTGCGGGCCGGAGTGTCCTATCAGACGGTGTCGCGGGTGCTCAACGACAGCCCACAGTTGCGGCCGCACACCCGGGAGCGCGTGCTGGCCGCCATTGATGATCTCGGCTTCCGCCGCAGCGCCGCCGCCCGCGCCCTGGCGACCAACCGCTCCGGCCTGATCGGGATTCTCGCCGCCGAGAGCCACAGCTTCTACGGCACCGCTACTGCGATGGCCGCGATCGAGCAGGCGGCGCGCGACGCAGGCTACCGCGTGCCGGTCGTCAACGCCGCTCCCGATGCGGAGTCATTGGCCGAGGGCCTCGCCCACCTGCAGCGGGAGTCCGTCGAGGCGATCGTGGTCCTCGCCCCGCAGGAGCGTGCACTGGAGGCGATCGAAAGCCTCGCGATCGGCGTCCCCTCGGTGACCCTCGGCGCGACCGGCCGCGGAGCCGATTCCCTGCTCCTCGTCGACCAGGCCGCCGGCGCCCGACTCGCCACCGAGCACCTGGTCGGCCTCGGTCACACCCGCATCGCGCACCTCGCCGGGCCGCAGCACTGGGTGGAGGCGCAGGCGCGGCTGGGCGGGTTCACCGCCGGGATGCGCGCGGCCGGTCTCGCACCGGCCGCCGTGACGGAGGGCGATTGGAGCGCCGAGTCCGGCTACCGAGCGGGCCTGCGCCTCCTGGAGGCAACGCCGGAGCTGACCGCGGTGTTCGCCGGCAACGACCAGATGGCGCTCGGACTCCTGCACGCCTGCACCGAGCGGGGCCTGCGCGTTCCCGAGGACCTGAGCGTCGTCGGCTTCGACGACGTGCCCGAGGCGGCGCACTACCAGCCGCCGCTCACGACCATCCGGCAGGACTTCGCCGAGGTGGGCCGGCGCACCATCGGCGTCGTGCTCGCGGAGCTGCGCGACGAGGAGCCCACCGTCGACCAGCCGGTGGCGCCGGTGCTGGTGGAGCGGTCGTCGACGGCGGCACCCCGGGTCTGA
- a CDS encoding DUF2231 domain-containing protein codes for MCEIRLVRLVTRLENAAVLDPLVGRVKKAVNALVRPQPVRDVLHGVPVGHPVHPLLVLVPTGAWVSAAVLDLLPGNQRAARTLVGLGVVSVLPTAASGFTDWSELHEQQTRVGLVHSAANVVATGLYAASWLQRRRGRTTSGKLLGMLGLAVVSGGGYLGGHLSYRQAAGANHAEDVPHRFPSGWQEFGALADLPERTPVKTEVAGLPLLAFRRGERIDVLSNVCSHLSGPLDEGEVSADPSGEACISCPWHASVFSLETGEVLRGPATSPQPRFETRVREGRVEVLLPHAG; via the coding sequence ATGTGTGAGATCAGACTCGTGAGACTCGTCACCCGCCTCGAGAACGCCGCCGTCCTCGATCCGCTCGTCGGCCGGGTGAAGAAGGCCGTGAACGCCCTCGTCCGCCCGCAGCCGGTGCGGGACGTGCTGCACGGCGTCCCGGTCGGCCACCCCGTGCATCCGCTGCTCGTGCTCGTGCCGACCGGCGCCTGGGTGTCGGCGGCGGTGCTCGACCTCCTGCCCGGGAACCAGCGCGCGGCGCGGACCCTGGTCGGTCTCGGCGTGGTGAGCGTCCTGCCGACCGCCGCCTCCGGCTTCACCGACTGGTCGGAGCTGCACGAGCAGCAGACCCGCGTCGGACTCGTCCACTCGGCGGCGAACGTCGTCGCGACGGGCCTGTACGCCGCGTCGTGGTTGCAGCGCCGGCGCGGGCGCACGACGAGCGGGAAGCTGCTCGGGATGCTCGGGCTCGCCGTTGTCTCCGGCGGCGGCTACCTGGGCGGCCACCTCAGCTACCGGCAGGCGGCTGGAGCGAACCACGCCGAAGACGTGCCGCACCGCTTCCCCTCCGGCTGGCAGGAGTTCGGCGCCCTGGCGGATCTGCCGGAGCGGACCCCGGTGAAGACGGAGGTCGCAGGCCTGCCTCTGCTCGCCTTCCGGCGGGGCGAGCGGATCGACGTGCTCTCGAACGTCTGCAGCCACCTCTCCGGGCCGCTCGACGAGGGCGAGGTCTCGGCCGACCCTTCGGGCGAGGCCTGCATCTCGTGCCCGTGGCATGCGAGCGTTTTCTCGCTCGAGACGGGCGAGGTGCTGCGCGGGCCGGCCACCTCGCCGCAGCCGCGGTTCGAGACGCGGGTGCGCGAAGGCCGCGTCGAGGTGCTGCTGCCGCACGCCGGCTGA
- a CDS encoding xylulokinase, with product MDQRRPTPADTIASGATALGIEFGSTRIKACLVDAADPSVVLAIGSHEWENQFVDRRWTYSLDAVHAGLQAAYADLVADAQKRHGVQLTSVGALGVSAMMHGYLPFDADGSPLVPFRTWRNTSTGPASAELTELFGANIPLRWSLAHLHQAVLDSEPHVERIDFLTTLAGYVHWRLTGEKVLGVGDASGMVPTDPVTRDYDQSVIDRYDARTAGAVKPLRELLPTVLPAGADAGSLTAEGALLLDPTGALQPGAPVCPPEGDAGTGMVATNSVAPRTGNVSAGTSIFAMVVLEGPLESGHHELDLVATPAGDLVAMVHCNNGASELAGWVGLFSRFAAASGGPSDSDAVYGTLFAEALEGEADAGGLLAYNHLAGEPIAGLVEGRPLVVRTPDSRLTLANFMRAQLYGVFGTLALGLRVLAGEGVRIDAMFAHGGMFRTAGVAQRFLAGALDAPVSVAATASEGGPWGMAVLAAYRLAVHRQQSAVALGAYLTDQVFGDSGFETVAPDAEDVAGFSAYLERYRAGLAVEQTAVETLTQTLTNTQGATA from the coding sequence ATGGACCAGCGCAGGCCCACCCCCGCCGACACGATCGCGAGCGGCGCCACCGCCCTCGGCATCGAGTTCGGCTCCACTCGGATCAAGGCGTGCCTGGTCGACGCGGCCGACCCTTCCGTGGTGCTCGCGATCGGCAGCCACGAATGGGAGAACCAGTTCGTCGACCGCCGCTGGACCTATTCGCTCGACGCCGTCCACGCCGGCCTCCAGGCCGCCTACGCCGACCTCGTCGCGGACGCGCAGAAGCGCCACGGCGTGCAGCTCACCTCGGTCGGAGCGCTCGGCGTCTCGGCGATGATGCACGGCTACCTCCCCTTCGACGCCGACGGATCGCCGCTCGTCCCCTTCCGCACCTGGCGCAACACCAGCACCGGCCCCGCGTCGGCCGAGCTCACCGAACTTTTCGGCGCGAACATCCCGCTGCGCTGGTCGCTCGCGCACCTGCACCAGGCGGTCCTCGACTCCGAGCCGCACGTCGAGCGGATCGACTTCCTGACCACCCTCGCCGGCTACGTGCACTGGCGCCTCACCGGCGAGAAGGTCCTCGGAGTCGGCGACGCCTCCGGGATGGTCCCGACCGACCCGGTGACCCGCGACTACGACCAGAGCGTGATCGACCGCTACGACGCGCGCACCGCCGGCGCCGTGAAGCCGCTGCGCGAGCTGCTGCCGACCGTGCTGCCCGCCGGCGCCGACGCCGGCTCACTCACCGCCGAGGGCGCGCTCCTGCTCGACCCGACCGGCGCCCTCCAGCCCGGCGCCCCGGTGTGCCCGCCCGAGGGCGACGCCGGCACCGGCATGGTCGCCACCAACTCCGTCGCCCCGCGCACCGGCAACGTCAGCGCGGGCACCAGCATCTTCGCGATGGTCGTGCTCGAGGGGCCGCTGGAGAGCGGGCACCACGAACTCGACCTGGTCGCGACCCCGGCGGGCGACCTCGTCGCGATGGTGCACTGCAACAACGGAGCCAGCGAGCTGGCCGGCTGGGTCGGTCTGTTCTCCCGGTTTGCCGCCGCGTCGGGCGGCCCCTCCGACAGCGACGCCGTCTACGGCACCCTCTTCGCAGAGGCGCTGGAGGGCGAGGCCGACGCGGGCGGACTGCTCGCCTACAACCACCTCGCGGGCGAGCCGATCGCCGGCCTGGTCGAGGGACGCCCGCTCGTCGTGCGCACCCCCGACTCGCGCCTGACCCTCGCGAACTTCATGCGCGCCCAGCTCTACGGGGTGTTCGGCACGCTCGCGCTGGGCCTGCGCGTCCTCGCCGGTGAGGGCGTCCGGATCGACGCGATGTTCGCGCACGGAGGCATGTTCCGCACCGCCGGAGTCGCTCAGCGTTTCCTCGCGGGCGCTCTCGACGCTCCCGTGTCGGTCGCCGCGACCGCCTCCGAGGGCGGGCCGTGGGGCATGGCCGTGCTGGCCGCCTACCGCCTGGCCGTTCACCGCCAGCAGAGCGCCGTCGCGCTGGGCGCGTACCTCACCGACCAGGTCTTCGGCGACTCCGGATTCGAGACCGTCGCACCCGACGCCGAGGATGTCGCCGGCTTCTCCGCCTACCTCGAGCGCTACCGCGCCGGCCTCGCCGTCGAGCAGACCGCCGTCGAGACCCTCACTCAGACCCTCACCAACACCCAGGGAGCCACCGCATGA
- a CDS encoding L-ribulose-5-phosphate 4-epimerase, which produces MTSHIPAVEEAIARVREDVARLHAELVRYGLVIWTGGNISGRVPGADLFVIKPSGVSYDDLAPSTMILCDLDGTVVPGTPGSDRSPSSDTAAHAYVYREMPEVGAVVHTHSTYATAWAARAEPIPCVITAMADEFGGDIPIGPFAIIGDDSIGRGIVSTLAGHRSRAVLMQNHGVFTIGKDAKDAVKAAVMAEDVARTVHLARQGGELVPLPQESIDALFDRYQNVYGQNPTGAIA; this is translated from the coding sequence ATGACTAGCCACATCCCCGCCGTCGAGGAGGCAATCGCCCGCGTCCGCGAGGACGTCGCGCGCCTGCACGCCGAACTCGTCCGCTACGGCCTGGTGATCTGGACCGGCGGCAACATTTCGGGCCGCGTGCCCGGAGCCGACCTGTTCGTGATCAAGCCCAGCGGCGTCTCGTACGACGACCTCGCGCCCTCGACCATGATCCTCTGCGACCTCGACGGGACCGTCGTCCCCGGCACCCCCGGCAGCGACCGTAGTCCCTCCAGCGACACCGCGGCGCACGCCTACGTCTACCGCGAGATGCCCGAGGTCGGCGCAGTCGTGCACACGCACTCCACCTACGCGACCGCGTGGGCGGCCCGCGCCGAGCCGATCCCCTGCGTGATCACCGCGATGGCGGACGAGTTCGGCGGGGACATCCCGATCGGTCCGTTCGCGATCATCGGCGACGACTCCATTGGCCGCGGCATCGTCTCGACGCTCGCCGGACACCGCTCGCGCGCGGTCCTGATGCAGAACCACGGAGTCTTCACCATCGGCAAGGACGCGAAAGACGCCGTCAAGGCCGCCGTCATGGCCGAGGATGTCGCCCGCACCGTGCACCTCGCGCGCCAGGGCGGCGAGCTCGTCCCCCTCCCGCAGGAGTCGATCGACGCCCTGTTCGACCGCTACCAGAACGTCTACGGACAAAACCCCACCGGAGCCATCGCATGA
- the araA gene encoding L-arabinose isomerase: MSLTSAPRTGSIIPDLATRTVWFLTGSQDLYGEDTLRQVAEQSQAVVAQLNEASAIPVTIEWKPVLTSSDAIRRTMIEANSDDCVVGVITWMHTFSPSKMWIHGVDALAKPLLHFHTQANVALPWQDIDFDFMNLNQAAHGDREHGYILSRMSVPRKTVVGHASDARVTESIGTWSRAAAGWSASQSMKVARFGDNMRNVAVTEGDKTEAEIRLGVSVNTWGVNELVERVDAATTVGIDALVTEYVESYDVVPELRPGGERHESLRYGAAVEIGLRSFLEEGGFEAFTDSFEDLGGLRQLPGLAVQRLMADGYGFGGEGDWKTAVLIRIAAVMGAGLPGGTSLMEDYTYDMTPGEELILGAHMLEVSPSLSTKRASLEIHPMGIGGREDPVRLVFTADAGPAVVVALSDVRDRFRLVANAVQTVEPPQTLPHLPVGRAIWQPAPDFGTSAAAWITAGAAHHTVMTTQIGVEAWEDFARIAGVELLVINESTTLRGFEAEIRSNAAYYRLAQGL; encoded by the coding sequence ATGAGCCTGACCAGCGCCCCTCGAACGGGCAGCATCATCCCCGACCTCGCCACCCGCACCGTCTGGTTCCTCACCGGCAGCCAGGACCTCTACGGCGAGGACACCCTCCGCCAGGTCGCCGAGCAGTCGCAGGCCGTCGTCGCGCAGCTGAACGAGGCGAGCGCGATCCCGGTGACCATCGAGTGGAAGCCGGTGCTGACGAGCTCCGACGCCATCCGCCGCACCATGATCGAGGCGAACTCCGACGACTGCGTCGTGGGCGTCATCACCTGGATGCACACCTTCAGCCCCTCGAAGATGTGGATCCACGGCGTCGACGCGCTCGCCAAACCGCTCCTGCACTTCCACACCCAGGCGAACGTCGCCCTGCCGTGGCAGGACATCGACTTCGACTTCATGAACCTGAACCAGGCCGCGCACGGCGACCGCGAGCACGGCTACATCCTCAGCCGGATGAGCGTGCCCCGGAAGACCGTCGTCGGCCACGCGAGCGACGCCCGCGTCACGGAGTCGATCGGCACCTGGTCGCGCGCGGCCGCCGGCTGGTCGGCCTCGCAGAGCATGAAGGTCGCCCGCTTCGGCGACAACATGCGCAACGTCGCCGTCACCGAGGGCGATAAGACCGAGGCCGAGATCCGCCTCGGCGTGAGCGTCAACACCTGGGGCGTGAACGAGCTGGTCGAGCGGGTGGACGCCGCAACGACCGTCGGGATCGACGCGCTCGTCACCGAGTACGTCGAGAGCTACGACGTCGTGCCGGAGTTGCGTCCCGGCGGCGAGCGCCACGAGTCGCTCCGCTATGGCGCCGCGGTCGAGATCGGCCTGCGCTCGTTCCTGGAGGAGGGCGGCTTCGAGGCGTTCACCGACAGCTTCGAGGACCTCGGCGGCCTCCGTCAGCTCCCCGGACTCGCCGTGCAGCGGCTGATGGCCGACGGCTACGGCTTCGGCGGAGAGGGCGACTGGAAGACGGCCGTGCTCATCCGCATCGCCGCCGTCATGGGCGCGGGCCTGCCCGGCGGCACCAGCCTGATGGAGGACTACACCTACGACATGACGCCCGGCGAGGAGCTCATCCTCGGCGCGCACATGCTCGAGGTCTCGCCGTCCCTGTCGACCAAGCGCGCCTCGCTCGAGATCCACCCGATGGGGATCGGTGGCCGCGAGGACCCGGTGCGCCTGGTCTTCACCGCCGACGCGGGCCCCGCCGTGGTCGTCGCCCTCAGCGACGTCCGCGACCGCTTCCGCCTGGTCGCGAACGCAGTGCAGACCGTCGAGCCGCCCCAGACCCTCCCACACCTGCCCGTCGGCCGCGCCATCTGGCAGCCCGCCCCAGACTTCGGCACCAGCGCAGCCGCGTGGATCACCGCCGGTGCCGCGCACCACACAGTGATGACGACGCAGATCGGCGTGGAGGCGTGGGAGGACTTCGCCCGCATCGCCGGCGTCGAGCTGCTCGTGATCAACGAATCGACCACCCTCCGCGGCTTCGAAGCCGAGATCCGCTCGAACGCGGCGTACTACCGCCTGGCACAGGGCCTGTAG
- a CDS encoding sugar phosphate isomerase/epimerase family protein: MTRPITLFTGQWADLAFEEVARLAGEWGYDGLEIACWGDHIDVARWDDAEYVQSRKDILAAHGLQVFAISNHLTGQAVCDDPIDERHRDILSDRVWGDGDPEGVRQRAAQDLKDTARFAAALGVTQVNGFSGSSIWKGVALFPPASDEWVAAGYQDFADRWNPILDVFDEVGVRYALEVHPSEIAYDYWTAKRTLEAIHHRASFGFNFDPSHFVWQQLDSVAFVLDFADHIFHVHVKESVTNLDGRNGVLGSHLPWANPRRGWTFVSTGHGAVPWEPVFRALNAIGYTGPTSVEWEDAGMDRLDGAPEALAFVRKLNAITPPADAFDAAFSTSRD; the protein is encoded by the coding sequence ATGACGCGACCGATCACCCTGTTCACCGGCCAGTGGGCCGACCTTGCGTTCGAGGAGGTGGCACGCCTCGCGGGGGAGTGGGGCTACGACGGCCTCGAGATCGCCTGCTGGGGCGACCACATCGACGTGGCGCGCTGGGACGACGCGGAGTACGTGCAGAGCCGGAAAGACATCCTGGCCGCGCACGGCCTCCAGGTGTTCGCGATCTCGAACCACCTCACCGGGCAGGCGGTCTGCGACGACCCGATCGACGAGCGCCACCGCGACATCCTCAGCGACCGCGTCTGGGGCGACGGTGACCCCGAGGGCGTCCGGCAGCGCGCCGCCCAGGACCTCAAGGACACCGCCCGCTTCGCCGCGGCCCTCGGAGTGACGCAGGTCAACGGCTTCTCCGGCTCGTCGATCTGGAAGGGCGTCGCACTGTTCCCGCCCGCCTCCGACGAGTGGGTCGCCGCCGGCTACCAGGACTTCGCCGACCGCTGGAACCCGATCCTCGACGTCTTCGACGAGGTGGGCGTCCGCTACGCCCTCGAAGTACACCCGAGCGAGATCGCCTACGACTACTGGACCGCGAAGCGCACCCTCGAGGCCATTCACCACCGCGCCTCGTTCGGCTTCAACTTCGACCCGTCTCACTTCGTCTGGCAGCAGCTGGACAGCGTCGCCTTCGTGCTCGACTTCGCCGACCACATCTTCCATGTGCATGTGAAGGAGTCGGTCACCAACCTCGACGGCCGCAACGGCGTCCTCGGCTCACACCTGCCCTGGGCGAACCCGCGCCGTGGCTGGACCTTCGTCTCGACCGGCCACGGCGCCGTCCCGTGGGAGCCGGTGTTCCGCGCGCTGAACGCGATCGGCTACACGGGCCCGACCAGCGTCGAGTGGGAGGACGCGGGCATGGACCGCCTGGACGGGGCGCCTGAGGCGCTGGCCTTCGTGCGGAAGCTGAACGCGATCACACCGCCGGCCGACGCCTTCGACGCGGCGTTTTCGACCTCGCGCGACTGA